Proteins encoded together in one Chitinophaga sp. LS1 window:
- a CDS encoding START-like domain-containing protein, protein MSKKVQYELEYPVRCSPSILYEFLSTPAGLQEWFADKVDYRDNVFSFSWNGSVEEAEVLEQEEDEFIRLHWKHAPKEEFFEFRITISEVTNETILIVRDFAEKKEIADQSQLWDYQVKDLFHRIGN, encoded by the coding sequence ATGTCTAAGAAAGTGCAATATGAGTTGGAATACCCCGTACGGTGCTCACCCAGTATCTTATATGAATTCCTATCCACACCTGCTGGATTACAGGAGTGGTTTGCGGATAAAGTAGATTACAGGGACAACGTATTTTCCTTCTCCTGGAATGGATCTGTTGAAGAAGCGGAGGTGCTGGAACAGGAAGAAGATGAGTTTATTCGTTTACATTGGAAACATGCGCCCAAAGAAGAATTCTTTGAATTTCGCATTACCATTTCTGAAGTAACTAACGAGACAATCCTTATTGTAAGGGATTTTGCAGAGAAAAAAGAAATAGCTGACCAAAGCCAACTATGGGATTACCAGGTAAAAGACCTGTTCCACCGTATTGGCAATTAA
- a CDS encoding RNA polymerase sigma factor RpoD/SigA translates to MRQLKITKSITNRESQSLEKYLQEIGKVDLITPEEEVNLAIRIKQGDQRALEKLTKANLRFVVSVAKQYQNQGLSLSDLINEGNLGLIKAAQRFDETRGFKFISYAVWWIRQSILQALAEQSRIVRLPLNKVGLSNKISKAYSQLEQEFEREPSPDELATILEINTEEVEATLGVAARHVSMDAPFIDGEDNSLLDVLANPNASSADEELDHHDSLRREIERSLSTLTDRQKDVIMLYFGIAVEHPMSLEDIGEKFGLTRERVRQIKDKAITKLRTTSRSKLLRNYLGN, encoded by the coding sequence ATGCGCCAACTCAAAATCACTAAGTCCATCACTAACCGTGAGTCCCAATCACTGGAGAAATACTTACAGGAAATTGGGAAAGTAGACTTAATCACGCCGGAGGAAGAAGTGAACCTGGCTATCCGCATTAAGCAAGGAGATCAGAGAGCACTGGAAAAGCTTACAAAGGCTAACCTGCGCTTCGTGGTATCTGTTGCCAAGCAATATCAGAACCAGGGTTTATCTCTCAGTGATCTGATTAATGAGGGCAACCTCGGTCTTATTAAGGCTGCACAGCGTTTCGATGAAACACGTGGTTTTAAATTTATCTCTTATGCCGTATGGTGGATTCGTCAATCTATCCTGCAGGCATTGGCAGAACAAAGCCGCATTGTTCGTTTACCGCTTAATAAGGTAGGTCTGAGCAATAAGATCAGCAAAGCATACTCTCAACTCGAACAGGAATTTGAAAGAGAACCTTCACCAGACGAACTGGCTACTATTCTCGAAATCAATACAGAAGAAGTTGAAGCCACTTTAGGTGTTGCCGCACGTCACGTATCTATGGATGCACCTTTCATCGACGGAGAAGACAATTCCCTGCTGGATGTACTGGCTAATCCAAATGCAAGCAGCGCAGATGAGGAACTGGATCACCACGATTCACTGCGTCGCGAAATAGAACGTTCTTTATCTACACTCACAGATCGTCAGAAAGATGTAATTATGCTATACTTTGGTATCGCAGTAGAACATCCGATGTCTCTGGAAGATATAGGGGAGAAGTTCGGTCTCACCCGCGAAAGGGTTCGCCAGATCAAAGATAAGGCGATCACCAAGCTGAGAACTACCAGCCGCAGCAAACTGCTGAGGAACTACCTGGGCAACTAA
- the ffh gene encoding signal recognition particle protein gives MFESLSERLDSAFKQLKGEGRISEINIASTVKEIRRALVDADVNYKIAKDFTDRVREKALGEKVLTAISPGQLMVKIVKDELAELMGGSEVELDIKSNPSVILIAGLQGSGKTTFSGKLANFLKTKKGKKPLLVAADIYRPAAIDQLKVLGEQIGVEVYSEPENKDAVKIAQNAIAQAKQNGNTVVIIDTAGRLAVDEVMMTEVANVKAAVKPNEILFVVDAMTGQDAVNTAKAFNERLDFSGVVLTKLDGDTRGGAALTIKYTVEKPIKFVSMGEKLDTLDVFYPERMAQRILGMGDITTLVERAQAQFNEEQAKKLEKKIRQNQFDFDDFREQLNQIKKMGNLKDLMGMIPGIGKAIKDIDISDDAFKGIEAIIGSMTPSERSNPDLIDGSRRRRIAKGAGKDIQDVNQFMKQFEQMRQMMKQMNKFGAGGRGLRAMGK, from the coding sequence ATGTTTGAATCATTATCAGAGCGGCTCGACTCCGCCTTCAAGCAGTTGAAAGGTGAAGGCCGTATCAGTGAAATAAATATTGCCAGTACCGTAAAGGAAATCCGCCGTGCGCTGGTAGATGCTGACGTTAACTATAAAATCGCGAAAGACTTTACCGACAGGGTAAGGGAAAAAGCGCTGGGTGAAAAGGTACTTACTGCCATTTCTCCGGGTCAGCTCATGGTGAAAATCGTGAAAGACGAGTTGGCAGAACTGATGGGGGGATCCGAAGTCGAACTGGATATCAAATCCAATCCTTCAGTTATCCTGATTGCAGGTCTGCAGGGTTCCGGTAAAACCACTTTCTCCGGTAAACTTGCTAACTTTCTCAAAACTAAAAAAGGTAAAAAGCCCCTGCTGGTGGCAGCTGACATCTACCGTCCTGCGGCGATTGATCAGCTGAAAGTACTGGGCGAGCAGATTGGTGTAGAAGTTTACAGCGAACCTGAGAACAAGGACGCTGTGAAAATTGCCCAGAATGCAATCGCACAGGCTAAGCAGAATGGTAATACTGTCGTGATCATCGATACCGCCGGTCGTCTGGCAGTCGATGAAGTCATGATGACGGAGGTAGCCAATGTAAAGGCTGCTGTAAAACCAAACGAAATCCTCTTTGTCGTGGATGCCATGACAGGTCAGGATGCCGTAAATACTGCCAAAGCCTTCAATGAACGCCTGGACTTCAGTGGGGTAGTACTCACAAAGTTGGATGGTGATACCCGTGGTGGTGCTGCATTAACTATCAAATACACAGTTGAGAAGCCCATCAAGTTCGTGAGCATGGGCGAAAAGCTGGATACCCTCGATGTGTTTTACCCTGAGCGTATGGCACAGCGTATTCTGGGTATGGGTGATATCACTACCCTGGTAGAACGTGCGCAGGCACAGTTCAACGAAGAGCAGGCGAAGAAGCTGGAAAAGAAGATCCGTCAGAACCAGTTCGATTTTGATGATTTCCGTGAGCAGCTGAACCAGATTAAGAAAATGGGTAACCTGAAAGACCTGATGGGCATGATCCCAGGTATCGGTAAGGCTATCAAAGATATTGACATCAGTGATGATGCGTTCAAAGGTATAGAAGCTATTATCGGCTCTATGACCCCGTCAGAGCGTAGCAATCCAGACCTGATTGATGGCAGCCGCCGTCGCCGTATTGCGAAAGGCGCCGGTAAAGACATCCAGGATGTGAACCAGTTTATGAAACAATTTGAACAAATGCGCCAGATGATGAAACAAATGAATAAATTTGGTGCGGGAGGTAGAGGTCTGAGAGCAATGGGCAAGTAA
- the rimM gene encoding ribosome maturation factor RimM (Essential for efficient processing of 16S rRNA), protein MNNYFSIGKLVSVFGLQGEFILKHSLGKRASLQGVEAIFLEERKNSFIPYFVQKASVKDHEHTFVKLEGIDTKEDARKLVQTPVYLGEADFKAQAASSAPLAMLGYAVHDKELGELGVIEEVIEMPMQVLLKIMYKEKEVLLPLNEQSLIKVDKKGQIVHVDLPEGLLDIYLD, encoded by the coding sequence ATGAATAATTACTTTAGCATAGGTAAACTGGTTTCTGTATTTGGATTACAGGGTGAGTTTATTCTGAAGCACAGCCTGGGCAAAAGGGCATCCCTGCAAGGGGTGGAAGCCATCTTCCTGGAAGAGCGTAAGAATAGCTTTATACCTTATTTCGTACAGAAAGCCAGTGTGAAGGACCATGAACATACCTTTGTGAAGCTGGAAGGCATTGACACCAAGGAAGATGCGCGTAAGCTGGTACAAACGCCTGTTTACCTGGGTGAGGCAGATTTTAAGGCACAGGCAGCGTCGTCTGCTCCGCTGGCCATGCTGGGTTATGCTGTGCATGACAAAGAGCTGGGCGAACTGGGGGTGATAGAAGAAGTGATCGAAATGCCGATGCAGGTATTGCTGAAGATCATGTATAAGGAGAAAGAGGTGCTGTTGCCACTGAATGAGCAATCGCTGATAAAGGTGGATAAGAAAGGACAGATTGTGCATGTAGACCTGCCTGAAGGATTGCTGGATATTTATCTGGATTAG
- the trmD gene encoding tRNA (guanosine(37)-N1)-methyltransferase TrmD, translating to MRIDIITVQPGLLESPFSHSILKRAQTKGLLEIHTHNLRDYSTQKQKQVDDYQFGGGAGMVMMLEPVVRAIETLQEKITYDEVIYLTPDGETLNQGIANQLSLKGNLLMLCGHYKGIDERIRQHFVTKEISIGDYVLSGGELAAAVLVDAIGRLIPGVLNDEQSALLDSFQDNLLAPPVYTRPEEFRGWKVPEVLMSGDHKKIDNWRHEMALERTKDRRPDLLDKH from the coding sequence ATGAGGATCGATATTATTACCGTACAGCCAGGGTTGCTGGAAAGCCCCTTTTCGCACTCGATATTAAAGCGGGCGCAGACAAAAGGATTGCTGGAAATACACACCCATAATCTCCGGGATTATTCTACCCAGAAGCAAAAGCAGGTAGATGATTATCAGTTCGGGGGAGGGGCAGGTATGGTGATGATGCTGGAGCCGGTAGTAAGGGCCATTGAGACCCTGCAGGAGAAGATCACCTATGATGAGGTAATCTATCTTACACCGGATGGCGAGACCCTGAACCAGGGAATTGCCAACCAGTTGTCGCTGAAAGGGAACCTGCTTATGCTGTGTGGGCATTATAAAGGGATTGATGAGCGGATCCGACAGCATTTTGTGACGAAGGAGATTTCTATTGGCGACTATGTACTCTCCGGCGGCGAGTTGGCGGCAGCGGTACTGGTAGATGCGATAGGTCGACTGATTCCGGGAGTGTTGAATGATGAGCAATCTGCCTTGCTGGATTCATTCCAGGATAACCTGCTGGCGCCACCGGTATATACCCGTCCTGAGGAGTTCAGGGGCTGGAAGGTACCGGAAGTGCTGATGAGCGGGGATCATAAGAAGATTGATAACTGGCGGCATGAGATGGCCCTGGAAAGGACTAAGGATCGCAGGCCTGATTTGCTGGATAAGCACTAG
- the rplS gene encoding 50S ribosomal protein L19: protein MNAISFVHEQLTGNTKKYPKFKAGDNVTVNYKIVEGNKERIQSFKGDVIKIQGTGFTASFTVRKISDGIGVERVFPLFSPNIDGIVLNKVGKVRRARLFYLRERAGKAARIKEKRV, encoded by the coding sequence ATGAACGCGATTTCTTTTGTTCACGAGCAACTGACAGGTAATACAAAAAAATACCCTAAGTTTAAAGCCGGTGACAATGTCACTGTAAACTATAAAATTGTTGAAGGTAACAAGGAAAGAATCCAGTCCTTCAAAGGTGATGTAATCAAGATCCAGGGTACTGGTTTTACTGCATCATTCACAGTAAGAAAGATCTCTGATGGAATTGGTGTAGAAAGAGTTTTCCCTCTGTTCTCTCCAAACATCGATGGTATCGTACTGAACAAAGTTGGTAAAGTAAGAAGAGCAAGACTGTTCTACCTGCGTGAACGTGCTGGTAAAGCTGCTCGTATTAAAGAAAAAAGGGTTTAG
- a CDS encoding twin-arginine translocase TatA/TatE family subunit, protein MTAVIVKSPLLLFQDLGMSELLLIALVVLLLFGGKKIPELMRGLGKGIREFNDAKNNVRKEIEDGMKETPSTTDQKGA, encoded by the coding sequence ATGACTGCCGTTATTGTAAAATCACCACTGTTATTGTTCCAGGATCTGGGTATGAGCGAACTGTTGTTGATCGCCCTGGTTGTATTACTGTTATTTGGCGGTAAGAAAATCCCTGAACTGATGCGCGGACTGGGTAAAGGTATCCGTGAGTTCAATGATGCCAAGAACAATGTACGTAAGGAGATCGAAGATGGAATGAAGGAAACACCTTCAACTACAGATCAGAAAGGAGCTTAA
- the gatA gene encoding Asp-tRNA(Asn)/Glu-tRNA(Gln) amidotransferase subunit GatA — translation MSEFSSISAFHEALYAGRTTCTEAVQYYLDRIAKTKHLNAYLEVWEEEALQKAAELDVRLQNGEKLGSLGGVVIGIKDVICYKGHKISAASKMLEGFTSMYSATAVERLLEADAILIGNLNCDEFAMGSTNENSAHGPVLNALDITRVPGGSSGGSAVAVQADLCMVSLGSDTGGSVRQPADFCGIVGLKPTYGRISRYGLIAYASSFDQIGIFGRNVADVAGVLQQIAGPDNYDSTVSSEEVPDYQTREHNKSWKIAYLKDAIFHPGLDPEMKEEYQSFFEELNASGNSVSAVDFAYLDYVVPAYYVLTTAEASSNLSRFDGVKYGHRTPLQNLDLTDFYKKSRSEGFGIEVKRRILLGTFVLSAGYYDAYFTKAQQVRRLVVNKLSEILSTYDAILMPTVPSTAFKIGEKTDDPIAMYLADIYTVLANLAGVPAISVPLQRHSNGMPYGVQIITKKFSEANLLNIAETIMQSKQVTPV, via the coding sequence TTGTCTGAATTCAGCAGTATATCGGCTTTTCATGAAGCATTATACGCCGGCAGAACAACCTGTACGGAAGCGGTGCAATATTACCTTGACCGTATAGCAAAGACAAAACATCTGAATGCATACCTGGAGGTTTGGGAAGAGGAAGCTCTTCAAAAAGCAGCCGAGCTGGATGTCCGTTTACAAAACGGGGAAAAGCTGGGGTCGCTGGGGGGCGTTGTGATCGGGATTAAGGATGTGATCTGCTACAAAGGGCATAAAATAAGTGCGGCATCTAAGATGCTGGAAGGGTTTACATCTATGTATTCTGCCACCGCTGTCGAAAGATTGCTGGAGGCAGATGCCATTTTGATAGGTAATCTCAATTGTGATGAGTTCGCAATGGGGTCTACTAATGAGAATTCGGCACATGGACCAGTACTCAATGCATTGGATATCACTCGTGTACCTGGTGGTTCATCAGGTGGTTCGGCGGTAGCGGTGCAGGCAGATCTGTGTATGGTAAGCCTTGGTAGCGATACCGGTGGTTCTGTACGTCAGCCAGCGGATTTCTGTGGAATAGTTGGCTTAAAACCGACTTATGGCAGGATCTCCCGCTATGGACTGATCGCTTATGCGTCCTCTTTTGATCAGATAGGTATCTTTGGCAGGAATGTTGCAGATGTGGCAGGTGTACTACAACAAATAGCAGGGCCCGATAACTATGATAGCACGGTATCTTCAGAAGAAGTGCCTGATTATCAGACGAGGGAACACAATAAATCGTGGAAAATCGCGTATTTAAAGGACGCGATATTTCACCCTGGATTGGACCCCGAAATGAAAGAGGAGTACCAAAGCTTTTTTGAAGAACTGAATGCCTCAGGGAATTCAGTGTCAGCGGTGGATTTCGCCTATCTTGATTATGTAGTTCCTGCTTATTATGTATTAACTACAGCAGAGGCTTCATCCAATCTTTCCCGTTTCGATGGGGTAAAATATGGACATAGGACACCGCTTCAGAATTTAGATTTAACAGATTTTTATAAGAAAAGCAGATCGGAAGGTTTCGGTATAGAAGTAAAACGACGTATCTTACTGGGCACTTTCGTGCTAAGCGCAGGATATTACGACGCTTACTTTACGAAAGCGCAGCAGGTGAGGAGACTGGTGGTCAACAAATTATCAGAAATCCTGTCAACTTATGATGCGATTTTGATGCCAACTGTGCCGTCGACAGCTTTTAAAATAGGGGAGAAAACAGATGACCCTATTGCCATGTACCTGGCAGATATCTATACGGTACTGGCAAACCTGGCCGGAGTTCCGGCAATTTCCGTACCTTTGCAGCGGCATTCAAACGGGATGCCTTATGGTGTACAGATCATCACAAAGAAATTTAGCGAAGCGAACCTGTTAAATATTGCAGAGACAATTATGCAATCAAAGCAGGTCACTCCTGTTTAA
- a CDS encoding lytic transglycosylase domain-containing protein, with protein MRKIFLLLLLPTLGAWHFEANGGNGIPKKVVTPIGGPDTTVLNHKVRLPKDTIVVPSVTSQAVRQNAQSLPSSISNPKVYEQINNNIVAGYINNFASRYSQHLQVMISRGQPYFVMVEKIFREHGIPEEMKYLAVIESSFNTNARSRVGAVGAWQFMSGTARIFGLSVGKKVDERKDFYKSTVAAAKFLNELYNQFGDWLLVVAAYNCGPGGVQRAMAASGRSDFWGMQYFLPAESRNHVYKFIATGYILDRFNTFFGVGNDDNSDHPGISTINVPASSVAYTSTELTEEEMYNTVEFNIAGKYRLDAIAKKLNVEQAQLEHLNPDFARMMSGPDNSYDLRIPKDKMKQFQAEKEEILKESLALMLDEKATGVDKSKFPPPAKLVLTPEAKAAAKAKAKAPVAKKKAAAAKKKAPAKKATSGKKPAAAKKKTTHKK; from the coding sequence ATGAGGAAAATCTTTTTACTATTGCTGTTACCAACTTTGGGTGCATGGCATTTTGAAGCGAATGGTGGCAACGGCATACCTAAGAAGGTGGTTACTCCCATAGGAGGCCCAGATACTACGGTATTGAACCACAAAGTTCGGTTACCCAAGGACACAATTGTTGTTCCTTCAGTAACCTCTCAGGCCGTGCGTCAAAACGCACAGAGCTTGCCGTCCAGCATCAGCAATCCAAAGGTCTATGAACAGATCAACAACAACATTGTAGCTGGATATATCAATAACTTTGCCAGCAGGTATAGCCAACATCTGCAGGTAATGATTTCCAGAGGTCAGCCATACTTTGTGATGGTAGAAAAGATCTTTAGAGAGCATGGTATTCCTGAAGAAATGAAATACCTGGCGGTTATTGAGTCTAGTTTTAACACCAACGCCCGTTCCCGTGTAGGGGCTGTAGGCGCCTGGCAGTTTATGTCGGGTACTGCACGCATCTTCGGACTGAGCGTAGGTAAGAAAGTAGACGAACGTAAAGACTTCTACAAATCCACTGTAGCAGCGGCTAAGTTCCTCAATGAACTGTACAACCAGTTCGGCGATTGGTTACTGGTAGTAGCGGCATACAACTGCGGTCCAGGCGGCGTACAACGCGCTATGGCAGCAAGTGGACGCAGCGATTTCTGGGGCATGCAGTATTTTCTGCCTGCTGAATCCAGGAACCATGTGTACAAATTCATCGCGACCGGTTACATCCTCGATAGGTTCAATACCTTCTTCGGTGTGGGGAACGATGACAACAGTGATCATCCTGGCATAAGCACAATCAATGTTCCGGCTTCCTCAGTAGCCTACACTTCAACTGAACTGACAGAAGAAGAAATGTACAATACTGTAGAGTTCAACATTGCCGGCAAATACCGCCTTGATGCAATCGCTAAGAAACTGAATGTAGAACAGGCACAGCTGGAACACCTGAACCCTGATTTCGCAAGAATGATGTCAGGACCAGATAATAGCTATGACCTGCGCATTCCAAAAGACAAAATGAAACAGTTCCAGGCAGAAAAAGAAGAGATCCTGAAAGAATCTCTGGCCCTGATGCTGGATGAAAAAGCGACAGGAGTAGATAAGTCTAAGTTTCCACCGCCGGCTAAGTTAGTGCTGACACCGGAAGCAAAGGCAGCAGCGAAAGCGAAAGCAAAAGCACCGGTTGCTAAGAAGAAGGCAGCAGCTGCTAAGAAGAAAGCGCCGGCAAAGAAAGCGACAAGTGGTAAGAAACCGGCAGCCGCAAAGAAGAAGACAACGCATAAGAAGTAA
- a CDS encoding cation:proton antiporter — protein sequence MRKKLLLYPAIIGVFGGLTWLVIRQGNLLPLKTGAARLLPNAPAAAHGAAAGTGIGATLLHNMQQPLSLLLFQVLVIVLVARIFGWLANRIGQPSVVGEIIAGVCLGPSLFGMLWPEGKDFLFPPDSFKNLQFLSQIGLAFFMFVVGMELDVSKVKNKAHDAVMISHASIVLPFFLGVLLAYNLYTQFSVPNVSFLSFALFMGIAMSITAFPVLARIVQERKLTGTPLGILAITCAAADDVTAWCILAVVITVVKAGSIWSALITLVMAMAFLSVMLYVIKPFLAKKIPQLLAAGKEKATVAVAFCLMLLSAFIAETIGIHALFGAFLAGVIIPAEASVQKLLTDKLEDVSVLLLLPIFFAFTGLRTQIGLLGQGHLWAAFGLIMLVAVGGKLGGSALTAKLMGQPWAESLAIGALMNTRGLMELVVLNIGYDLGILSPEVFAMLVLMALTTTFMTGPLLDLVKKISANKLQVSNA from the coding sequence ATGCGAAAGAAACTGTTGTTATACCCAGCCATCATCGGCGTATTTGGCGGCCTTACCTGGCTCGTGATCCGGCAGGGCAACCTATTGCCCCTGAAGACCGGTGCGGCTAGACTGTTACCTAATGCTCCCGCTGCTGCTCATGGCGCAGCTGCTGGTACAGGTATCGGTGCTACCTTATTACACAATATGCAACAGCCTCTTTCCCTATTATTATTTCAGGTACTCGTCATCGTACTGGTAGCAAGAATATTTGGTTGGCTGGCAAATCGCATTGGTCAACCATCGGTAGTAGGTGAAATTATTGCAGGCGTATGCCTTGGGCCTTCTCTCTTTGGAATGTTGTGGCCTGAAGGAAAAGATTTCCTCTTCCCTCCTGACAGTTTTAAGAACCTCCAGTTTCTGAGTCAGATCGGACTGGCCTTCTTCATGTTTGTAGTAGGGATGGAGCTGGATGTATCTAAAGTAAAAAATAAAGCACATGATGCGGTCATGATCAGTCATGCGAGCATTGTACTGCCTTTCTTTCTTGGTGTATTACTGGCGTATAATCTGTATACACAATTCTCAGTACCGAATGTGAGCTTCCTGTCTTTCGCCCTGTTCATGGGAATCGCCATGAGTATCACGGCATTTCCGGTACTGGCCCGTATCGTACAGGAAAGGAAACTGACAGGTACCCCACTGGGTATACTGGCTATTACCTGTGCAGCAGCGGATGATGTGACAGCATGGTGTATTCTTGCTGTAGTGATTACAGTTGTAAAAGCAGGTTCCATATGGAGTGCCCTCATTACATTGGTAATGGCAATGGCGTTCCTGAGTGTAATGCTGTATGTGATCAAGCCATTCCTCGCGAAGAAAATACCACAGCTGCTGGCAGCTGGCAAAGAAAAAGCAACCGTAGCGGTAGCATTCTGCCTCATGTTGCTGTCTGCATTTATAGCAGAGACGATTGGCATTCATGCTTTGTTTGGTGCATTCCTGGCAGGTGTGATCATTCCTGCAGAAGCATCTGTGCAAAAGCTGCTGACAGATAAACTGGAAGATGTAAGTGTACTCTTGTTATTACCTATCTTCTTTGCATTTACAGGTTTACGTACGCAGATCGGTTTACTGGGACAGGGTCACCTGTGGGCTGCGTTTGGACTGATTATGCTGGTAGCTGTAGGTGGTAAACTGGGTGGCAGTGCATTGACTGCAAAACTGATGGGGCAACCATGGGCTGAGTCACTGGCGATTGGTGCGCTCATGAATACAAGAGGGTTGATGGAACTGGTGGTGTTGAATATTGGGTATGATCTCGGTATCTTATCTCCCGAGGTATTTGCGATGCTCGTATTGATGGCGCTGACGACAACATTTATGACAGGGCCACTGCTGGATCTGGTCAAGAAGATCTCAGCGAATAAGTTGCAGGTAAGCAATGCATAA